DNA sequence from the Sphaeramia orbicularis chromosome 13, fSphaOr1.1, whole genome shotgun sequence genome:
CTGTGTTAAATCCCCACCACAGAGCTGAGAGAGATGCGTTTTTATCAGTGATGTGATGTGTTTTGGCACTGCTCAGCCCTGATGTGGCTCCAAGAGGGAGGCAGCGCTGAGTCATACTCACACAAACACGTGCATGCATCACAGCAGAGGAATGTAAGGATGAGTGGGTCTGTGGGAGAAGAAACACTGCGGCCATACTCCCAAGATTATTTAGGAAAAACAAAAGTCACTCAGATAAACAAGATATAAAGATGAGCCGTATGATCTGTCATCTTCTCTGACATGTTCACGTACTTCAGATAATCTGAGTGCTTGTCAGAATTCATCACTTGTCACTTGACAGCTGATGGAGAGGCTGCTTTCTGGATATATTTCTTTTGATGTGTTGTCACATTTAATTCAGTGAAAGGTCATTTTCAGTTCTTTCTGATCAGCTAGTCCAGCACATAATCTATGGCTGCAAGTAATGATTACGTTCAGTGTTGAATCTTTTATTACTTAATTGATTATGGTGTTAAAAATGGTGATTAGTGATGACCCAACCCAACATAACCTCAAGAAATATTTGCTCTATAACCTAAATTTATTCAGGTAACTGTCATAAAAACCAGAAAGAAATTGGcatcataacattttgagttatttaacccataaagacccaaacatccagtggtgaccaaaatcatttagtgatataaaatgtttaatagctgcTGATACattattcctatcaatacatgtaaataattggtgtaaaatgcagtttgtcatcttttcgtggtcatcagatcatttggatgtttagaggctccattgtgaacatggaaacaccctgatctgctacaacattgattcaccagtaaaatcatgaagtttgatcaatgacaggggatggacatgcttgttttatgttcagttaatgatatattttactgaaaaagtccctttttctaaagttttctctgtttttgatattataaccctcaactttaatctgagctttcatcaacatctacattatcagtaaattaaatataggaaaataccagatttttactaaaaaatgcaaaataccaacaataatattagaataactgatgataaatcacttaagaaaggttacaaattaaaatgaaaaaaaaaaaaaaaaatcatttgggaattgtcacaaaagttgcattgggtctttatgggttaaaggtcttAACACAAATTAATAACTTCTACAGCTAAAGTAATTGTGGATTAATTTCATGTCCGACTGACAATGTAACAGAATGTTCTTTTATGCTTGCTATCACTCATGTTAATGTGTTAATGCACATTTAGTGGTCAGCTGATGGATTCTTCAATGGCTGATGCAGATTTCTTAACAGAGTGAGGCAAGCCACAGTGATATATCTAATACCAATATCATGATGTTGTTTGTAGTTTACATCTGATAATATATaacaatttaataataataacagatgacacacAACAATGTGAAACTTGCACATTTACATTCACTGTTTTGTCTGATTTATCTgtctctgttattattattttgcaggaCTCAAGAAATAATCAGCATCTGATATCATGAAAATAACTGTATGATACTAATTATCTTAAAATGGCAAACAATCAATAGTCCATCCTATTGCACTTGGAAGACTTGGGAACTCAACCTGATTGTTCAAAACATGTTACAGCTAAACAAATAGCACAGCACATCAGCACACAGAGGTTTTATTTTCATCATGATATACATATTTAATGGCAGATGGAAGCTGGTTCATCTGTCTGCCTCATTCACACATTTTAATTCCTAACACCATCACACACCCATGTCACTCTACACCACACTGCTGTGTTTTTGCTTTCATTAACACTTGTGCCAACACTTTGCTGTTCTTCCCCCTCTGCAGCCTCTCCTCGGTGGGTTGGCATGGCCCAGTGATGAACGGAGCGGTGGTGCCCGGTAGCCCGGAGCTCTCCTCCTCGTGTCCACTGCCTGACTGGCGAGAGTTCTGTGAGCTCCATGCCCGAGCCTCCGCTGCAGATTTTGCCGACAAGTTCCAGCGCTTCCTGTCAGAGAACCCATGCTACGACTCACCCGGTGCTGATGCCAGCTTCTCACAGCACTTTGCCCACCACTTCCTGGAGTGCTTCTCTGCAGCACTGACCCAGGCCCGGGAGAACCAGGCATCTTCACCTGGGGAGGACGGCTCAAACGCTGCACCTAAATACAGCATTGTTCCTTTCCTGGGAATCCAGGGCTGTCCCCTGTCCTACGGTCAGGACCTCTATCAGAGGCGCAAGGACGCTGGGGCTTCAAGTGAATCCCTGGACAGTATGGACAGCGGAGGGGCAGGGATAGATGTGGGAGGCAGTGGCACCGCTGCCTCTCGAGGCCCCCAGCCGACCCACAAGGTGTCTGCTTTGGGACAGTCCCGCAGTTCAGAGGATGTGTCGGTCAGTCACCCCAAGGCTCGATTCAAGAAGGGCTTCTCCCTCCGGAATATGAGCCTGTGTGTGGTGGATGGGGTGAAGGAGATGTGGCACCGACGGGCCTCCCCTGAACCAGACGCTCCCTCTGGAACCAGAAAGGCTaatgggggaggaggagaggcagcAGCAGGAGAGAAGTGGTCCCAAAAGTTACGCCTTCCCAGGGGTTCTCAGGGCCACAAGGCAGAACTTCTGGAAATCCAGAGAGAGGGAGCACTGAGGTATATGGTGGCTGATGACACAAACTGTATGGGTGCTGCGCAGTGGCAGAAATGTCGCCTTTTACTGAGGAAGACAAAGAGAGATGAAGGCGGGGAGAAGTTCCTGTTGGAGTTCTACGTACCACCCAAGGTAGACACATCTGTCAGAAGAATGTGCATTAAGATAATTAGTCAGTTCATGGATTCTCTAATTAGTTTTCAGAACATTAAAAATTCATTCTGTTCGTTGACAGTAGAAGACTCCATTTAACCAACCCAATGATAGAAATCAGTGCATGGTGGCTGTTATCATGGATATGGTCAACTTACACCATACATTTGGTATCTTATAAACTGAGTTAGCCATGTCATCAAATGATCAGTTCCaagacaaactcaaacacaagctTCAGTTATGCACATGAACACATGCAATGCTTACATATTCAACTTTTAATTAGCAATTTCAGATGCCAAAGTTAAAAATTCACAACTTCCATGCCCACAAATGCTGTAAGTTTGACTAAAAATACTGCTATTTGCTACCAGTGCACTACTAATGTATCATAAGAGGAAGTAATATGATATATTcctgtatcaacattttttcCAACCCTCAATCTGCACATGACTAAAACTAAATACTAAATACTGAAAATATTCATTAGCTGGAGCTCAACATGCATCTCATTTTTAGGCTCAGCCTGATAATTCCACCTCTCTGACCCTGAGTGACTCACTCAGAtgtcaaaccacacacacactcatgcggATGCGTGCGTCCAAAACATTTGTCTATATGGGATTTCCAGATCAGTGCCCCTGACCTTAAGAAGGCCACGGGGCTGTTCAGCTGAGTGTGTGTAAATCTGCCACTGGCCTTTGATCGTGGCTGGTGGGAATGTGAGGATAAGGCTTTGGAGAGGGGTACGGACAGGTGGGAAGCAGGCGTGGGAGGGGGCCGGCGGGGGGTGGGGCTGGTAGAGAGAGTAAACGGGATGCAGTGGAAGGGATAGAGGGAGAGAGGAAGCTGTAGCATTGATTTCTCTAAAGGGGAACAGATCACACAGTTTCCCTTTCAtgcgcaaaaaataaatattgattaCTTCACCGTCTTTGGCAAACTGGCTGCAGTGACAAAGAGAAAATATTGTTCACTGCAAAAGGAACCAAAATAGTTTTGTGAGTCACTAAAAACTCTGCCAAACTCAGCAAGACCCATAAGGGGAACATAAAATGAAACTTAATTGTGTTCAGCAGTTTCATCTGTTACGTTCTATTAATGTTCACACTTTTATTATTATCAGGTATGGACTAGGCTGAAATGAGGGGAGACTTCAGAGCAGCGGTTACAGCCCAGATGACACATTAATTAAAGTCACACATCTAGACAAACCTGCCCTGAAGACACTCTGCACATTGTTTTATCGCTGCCGTCCTATTCAGGTCTTACCAATCATAACAGTGCAGAGTCAACAGTGTTAGAAAGATAAACGGACTCATAAAATCTCACTCTTACCTGCTCCTGGCTGACTGGTTCTGGCTCCGTCCCTGTCAAGGCCATCAATCTGTGGCAGAGACAGCACACTGCAGCACACTAACAGCCTGCATTATGACACAGCAGCAGCCCTCCAGCGACCCACACCTCAAAGCAACATGCAATAACTACGGAGCAACAGCAGCTGGAACACATCACAGGGTCTGTGGCTGTTATTAAAACAAGAGTAATAGGCTATGGAACACTTCACATCAAAATATCCTAAGATTCACAGCCTGTTTAgcatattttaattgtatattcACATTTAACCCAATATTTCCAGATATTCTAATTCAGTGAAATATGTGTTCCCTTCTATAAAACATTTCACTGTTATTAAATATCATAAATTCAGGTGATGCAAATTAAACTGTGTGTAAATATAATTTAAACACGAGTGACTTCCAATAAACTGGATTAGATGGATTGGCAACTGAGGTGAAAACAACACCTCCCATGATCCCAGAGTAGTTCATGACATCATCAAACAGCATCTTGTGTTATTCCTTGGAGTAGAGGTGGACCAATACTGGATTTTAGAATAATAATCTAACAGGAAAAAATGGATATCCTCCTGAAAAACATCAATACAGTTGGAAATGacctatttttgtatttattccaAACACGATGTTGAATTGAACATCTGAGCGAGAGTAATTAAAACCCAAATAAGTGTTTTAAGTATTaaagtattatttttttatttagtaattCCAGTTCAGATGACTGTCGGCTGCTACTGTATAAGATGACATCTGcatgtaaaatgtcctgtttttCAATTAATCTGACAAATCGGTTAATCTctagtacttttctagttttgacTGATAAATACCTGTTGTCGGAATTGCATACTATACCTTTGAATAATGATACAACTAATGTATTAGTGATGTATTTTAAATTTATAGgcttcttttgttgttgtttcattattttgtggcCCACAACTTCAGAAttcagattttcttttctttaatttaTTCTTATATACGACAAAAGCAGAGAAATGGCAGGAATAGAAAAATCCAAAAGAGGAATGATATGTAACAACCTTCTGAACAGGTGATATTGAAGTTTAACATTTGCATGCACTCATGTAGATCTATGCAATGTCAAAGTAATGGAAAAATGGGACAAGTCAAATTACAATATACTTCTAAAACATTAAACAACCAGACATGTCAACTCTGCTAATCAACAAATAGTTTAAGTTTAATTTCCCCCATTGAACCAGTCCTTAAAAAATTAccagttgttttatttatttatttattttagtgaacAAACCACCTGCGCCTCTAGTGTTTTGCGAGATCCTGATCATATGTATATTGTAAGTATTATTTTTTCATTCCcataaacactttaaaaaacaCTTTGAGAACATCTCACAATTATATGACTCCATCTGCTGAAGAACAACATGGGAAATGATTGAAAGCTCCAGAATAATTACTGAGGGGAACTTGTGATAACATTTTGGCAATTTTTTAGTGGAGCTAATATCTGAAAGAAAAGTCGATGACATTTAACACTAGAATATGAGGAAAAACGCGTTTCCTGATTTCTGGTGGGTTATTGTCTTGTGGTTCACATGCAGCAAGACAGTGCACATTGAGGTTGAACACATGATGTCCACAGTGGAGAGCAACAGGAAATGGTCAGATGGTTTAATACAGGAAGTGGTTTTTGACATCTGATCCTGGGAAAGGCCTGGTGGGCGTGGACGGCAGCCAGATGCACAGATCAAGATGAGAACAGTGTTACTCCAGACAGATCAGCTGATAAGCCTCTGCCAGGCCATCAGTcagcctcctcctccacctcctcgccCTGCCTCTGctgtcacacacacaaataaactctCACACGCAAAGATAAGTCACCGCCTCCGATACACTCACACTCACTGTGTCTGCTAAGGGCAAACTGAGGCCAAGCCGATTTCTGACTTCACCCTGTTATAAACTCGtcatgtttgcatgtttgttacaATCAGTGGGAAAAATCCTGGAaagttgcacacacacacacacacacacacaaaaaaaaacaaaaaacaataattaaacatcTGTATAAAAATGAGCTGTGGAGTGATTTTGCAGGTTTTGTAGCTGGGTTTCAGCTCATGTTTTCAAGAGGATTTATACTGTTATCCATAAAGCTGGAATATTTTTTACGTCTTCACATGAAACGATTGTGACaacgtgatttattcttaatagataaagtgtaactggtacTCGTGTAATCATTCCACTTggccaaaggtgattactgatgtggatGAATAGGAATAaagagaggaatgtgtctgaaaataaaattattccaacctTATGGTCAGCAGTGTATTTAAAGTTAATGCTTAGAATTGCTGCCAGGGGACATCCCTGGCAGCATACATCCctatttttaaaagtttatatTCTGCATGTTTTTCTTCATCCATCATCATCTGCAATAACCAGATATAGCGCAACATGATGCTTTATCACCAAAATGATTTAGAGCTGCAGTGACTGTTTAGTTTCCATcttgttttacattttatttctgtGACTTTTGAGCAGttcaatacttttttttaaagagaatgtcatttaaacacattttagaGCCCTGCTGAGGTGATAATGAGAAGTGTGCGCAAAGTTATTAAGGACAGATTGAAAAgaataagttaaaaaataaacaggATTTTAAACTACAGtacaatattcatgtttttgcttAGAAATTGAGGTAATAATAATCATGACTAAATAAATcagagctttaaaaacaaactataaagTTATTTCATAGTGTATTTAAGTGTGAATTTTAGTCACTTATCTAttttgttattgattttttttttctagtcgTCAAAGCCCAAGGTGAGCATCCCTCTGTCGGCGATTGTGGAGGTGAGGACCACCATGCCACTGGAGATGCCCGACAAAGATAACACATTTGTCCTTAAGGTGGGTGCTTCAATAATTTTACAGTCAGTGCATGTGTCTCAGGTTGACATAAATAACTGTCTGTTACTCAAAAAGCTACATACAGAGCCTGGTTATACAAAGTCACAGCAAGTTTCTAAAAAAAACAGGTTGTTTTGGATTGGATTTGCCCTTGTATGTATCCTGTTGTGGTCCTTTGAACAGAACTCAGTGTGTGATCACAGTCTTGGCTCCTTCCACAGGTGGAAAACGGGGGTGAGTACATCCTGGAAACCATCGACTCGCTGCAGAAAAACTCCTGGGTTGCTGACATCCAGGACTGCATAGACCCCGGGTAAACCACCAGATAAATATTTGCTGTTGGCTGAAGATGGAGAGAACAGGGGGACAGAGAGATGGAAAGAGGGGAAAGGGTGGATGGGAAGAGTACAAGGAGGGGTAACACACACAGTCATTAATCATCCAATTAGTGGAATTTTTGACAGgttttttaacacaaacataGGCAAGCTCGTACCCTCACACCGCTGACATTCCTCCTCAGTTTCCTCAGCTCGTGGACGTTTGTTGGTGCAGCTCAAGACATAAACAGAAGGATTATTTGTGTCCTTGTTTGTAGGATGTGGATGTGTGTTAGGCTGTGTTAGGACGTGGTGATGTTTGTTTGCAcatgtgtgtgcttgtgtataTGCTCTTATGGCTTTCCTGACCTGCCTGCTTGTGTACAGTGACAGTGGTGATGACATCGAGCTGGCGTCGTGTCCTCATGGTCAGGCCTCCAAAGACTGCTCCATGGTGGCCTCTTGCAGCTGTGAGCTGCTGTCTGAGGGTGAGCAAAGACTTCTTTTTCTGTGTCGCACCACATATTACATAACACTCAAATGTTTTTGCCCAGATCTatgtatgtgttcatatttggaaACATATTTAGGGATCTATCGTGCTCCAGAAAGGTCATGTCCTACAGCAGCAGAGCATTACAGCGCAACCTCAGTACGCTGCAGGGAACCCCCTTTCACCCAGCACCCATCCCACATGCCTTTAGAGCGCTTCCTTCAGTCCCCAGAGGCACAGGGCTCCAACCCAGCCACAGGTAACACACAAAGATTTACAATTatactaatagaatatgaatagtAATGCATCTAGCAAAACCCTGATTTGTTGGGTTCTGCTCAGGTGGCAGCGAAGGGGCCAAAGACTCAGATGGTGACGCCAGCCTGGCAGGTTACCCATGGTTCCATGGTACTCTATCCCGTGTGCGTGCAGCTCAGCTGGTGCTTGCAGGCGGAGCCAGGAGCCATGGCCTTTTTGTGATACGTCAGAGTGAGACACGGCCAGGCGAGTACGTCCTCACCTTCAACTTCCAGGGAAAAGCCAAGGTGagatgactttttaaaaaaaagataaaattaactAAACAGCTCAGTAGTAATGTGTTTCACCTTTTCTTACCACACAACTATGTAAATCAACTTCCACATTGATGACTGCAGCCTAAAGTGGCcattgttttgttaatttgtgACAGTTTATTTCTATTTCTGTAAGATTGTGAACTACACAAATCACTcagaagtaatttttttttgttttttttttcagttctggtCCAGAATGAGACACAGCTTTGTTATGTGGTACCAGTCTGAACAGTCATAATATGTCACTGTAGATCAACATTTGTCACAAATCTTCAGTGGTAGAAGTCAGTCACCAAATAGAAATATACATGACTCCTCATCCACATACTCCTCAGTACAGATATATGAGCCACCTCTCCAAACAAAAGCTACAGTTAAACCAAATTACATTTAAATGTGGTTCTTTTTCTTCTAATCCTCATCATCTTCATGTTGTCATGAATTTGTTGATTCCACCACGCATCAGCCTTTAATTCAAACTCTACATATTGGCGACATTGACCTCCGTGTTTACTGCTGTATGTGacttctgtgtttttttggttCACACTGGAATCCGATATtcactacattaaaaaaaaaactaaaataaaactaacagCCCAATAAACTGGGTGCATCCAACAGAGGATCACATTAGTATTAAAAGTATGAAGAGTCCAGGAGTGTGGATAgtgattattttcattattggTTCATTAGTTTTTGTGCTGTTTGATGGATCAGGAATATTGAATGACTGTCcaatataaaaaaataagtcCCGTCTCATAGCTACAGTGCTGCTCTGCACTAGTAATAAAACCACTCAGGCTGAATTTCTTGACATTTTGGGCATGCAGCAGGTCACAGCAGACGAAGTTGCTCAGACTCTGGAAAAGATGCAGTAATGTCAACATTGGTGTCCTCTTATGTAACGAGATCCCTTCGCATCACATCCTGCCAGCCGGCAGTGTTGAGGAAGTGTCAGCTGCCGCCTCTTCCTCTGGTGTCAGCCTTGGCATTCTGTCGCATTGCTCCCACAGTGAGACGCCTCAGATAATGTCCTGACCTCTGTCTCAGCCTGTCGGTTTCACTGCAGCGCTCTGTCTCAATGTTTTTGGTCTCTTGTTTTTACCCTGCTTTCTCTGCTCTCTGTCTCCTCTTACCTTTACGGAATCACAAATCTTTCTCTGCCTTGTCTGTTTCCTGTCTCCCGTCCTTCTCACTTCCAGCATTTGCGGTTGTCAGTGAATGAAAACGGGCAGTGCCACGTCCACCACTTGTGGTTTCATACCGTGTCGGACATGTTGAGACACTTCCATGCCCACCCCATCCCCCTTGAATCTGGAGGCTCTGCCGACATCACACTACGCTCCTATGTACAAGTGCAGCGGAGCTCCAACACAGGTACACAACACACAACTGCTTATCAACTGTGGATGCAGCAGAATCTGTCATAGGTTTAAACTCTAGTCAGGCACTAGAAGCaaataacataatgatatttaTTGATTGTTTACTTGTTGTAGGACAGGAAGGTCAACATgcataaatgtttttattctatctcTTTTGTAGTTTTGAGGTATGTTAAATGTTCTGCATTTTCATAGCCTGAAAACTAATGTACGTATAGACATCAACACAAGACATAAGAAAGTCCTAGCTGTTTTTAGATATTTGGATACAAAAATGCTACATTAAgccttaaaaaacaaataaaagcacaTAAACATAATGAAATAGTTCATTTTGCAGTAGAATTATTATAGTCCTACAAGTACATGGATTTTGTGTGTCCTCAGGTTTTTATTTGTCTACATGCTCACAGACATGTAATCTAATTTCATTGATCAGATGCAGACCTCATTCAGGGTTCCAAACCATTTAACATCACTTTAGACAAAGTTAAAGTGTTTAGGTGAAGTAATGGTCAGTAGTTTGTTTTTGTCAAGGTTATAAAGTTGGGTAACATAGTTTTGTTCTTATAGAAGGAGAAAGCAGAGCTAAAACTCATTGAACCTGCCCCCCTCCCTCAGTACTAACTGCCTCTGCCCTCCTCTGTCCTGGCATGGGATGAATGCCCTCCTGTACAGGAGAGTGAGGGGGCGATTATACCACAGGAGTTTTGCATGCAGGCCGAGACTCTGGCCACAACCCACCCTGGTGGTCACAAAGAGGCCCTCTGTTTCCCTAAACGCTGGGCCTACACACCCTCACGCACCCGCttacacgcacacactcacatagAGCGAGGATTTGATTCAGGGTGTAAAAGGCTTTATTGATACACTGATCAGCCGTGTTATTGCCCACCAAGAGAAAGGATAATAAAGGAGGCCCACACTGCTGTGTTTATACGCTACTCTGTGAAGGAGCCTTTTACTTTCCAGCGTAAACCAAAGAGCCATAATCAGGGGTACAGATAAATCCATGTTACTGATGTGTCATTAAATAGCTGTTAGTGGTCTCAAGTAGCAGTGATAAtgattaaaacaaattaaaatgagtaGATGAGTGAATGGACTCATTTACAAAATTAGTTATTTGATTTTTAGTCATGTCTAGTCTAgtcacttaagtaaaaaaaaaacaaaaaaacatatcagattaaaaTGTAACATGTTTTACTAGTGTTCCTCCAGCAGTTTCTTGGAGGCATTCATGCaaaatgaatatttttgtttAGATGAAAAAGTTCTGTGGAAGACAACCCTTCACAAGAAAAAGCTCCAAGGCATGTGGTGAGGAAATGTGAACCTGAATACATTCAATTTGGACATATGAAAATACATGGATTTGGAATTTCCCCTCTTTGATGTAAAGGGAAATCAAATTTCCATTGACTTTCACTTGGTCTAATTTTGTCCCAGAGGCAAAGACTAgttcactttttcctcatttttgtcaTGTAATGTTTTTCTCTCATTCATCTGTTACGGTGGTCCATGGTAATTTTAGTCAGTCAGCGGTGGTGGACCTAAGCTACAAAAGGTTGTGAACCTCTGTATTAaaaca
Encoded proteins:
- the sh2b2 gene encoding SH2B adapter protein 2, which encodes MNGAVVPGSPELSSSCPLPDWREFCELHARASAADFADKFQRFLSENPCYDSPGADASFSQHFAHHFLECFSAALTQARENQASSPGEDGSNAAPKYSIVPFLGIQGCPLSYGQDLYQRRKDAGASSESLDSMDSGGAGIDVGGSGTAASRGPQPTHKVSALGQSRSSEDVSVSHPKARFKKGFSLRNMSLCVVDGVKEMWHRRASPEPDAPSGTRKANGGGGEAAAGEKWSQKLRLPRGSQGHKAELLEIQREGALRYMVADDTNCMGAAQWQKCRLLLRKTKRDEGGEKFLLEFYVPPKSSKPKVSIPLSAIVEVRTTMPLEMPDKDNTFVLKVENGGEYILETIDSLQKNSWVADIQDCIDPGDSGDDIELASCPHGQASKDCSMVASCSCELLSEGIYRAPERSCPTAAEHYSATSVRCREPPFTQHPSHMPLERFLQSPEAQGSNPATGGSEGAKDSDGDASLAGYPWFHGTLSRVRAAQLVLAGGARSHGLFVIRQSETRPGEYVLTFNFQGKAKHLRLSVNENGQCHVHHLWFHTVSDMLRHFHAHPIPLESGGSADITLRSYVQVQRSSNTDVTVPPVVTPPRDGGCRTDSAQPALLPSGITAAAGPPPDAPLSSSTSSSPTALPSLSRSDPGTGGGLQSRSNSSERLLEASSGASEDYHDADGTRRARAVENQYSFY